The Selenomonadales bacterium genomic interval CTTTGGCTTCATTGACGGCTTCCATCTGTGCAAGAAGGTCTGCTTTGAGGTCGAGGACTTCTTTCGTATCCATGACGGAGAGCTGGCTGACTGCAACAAGGTAGTCGCCCATTTTGAATTCTTTCATATCGTTGGCTACGATCTCGGGAATCGTCATATCGCCGATACCGGAACCTGCTTTGAGCATATTCATGCCGTATTCGTAGAGATCGACACCTGCGATCTGAGCCAATTTTTCAGCCGTTTCTTTATCTTTCGGCGTGCAAGTCGGCGATTTGAAGAGGACTGTATCCGAAAGGATCGCCGAGAGAAGAAGGCCTGCAATATTCTGCGGGATCTCTACGCCGTACTGCCAGTAGAGGTTCGCAACGATCGTGCAAGTACAACCGACAGGTTCGTGGCAAATGAAGATCGGATCGCTCGTTTCCATACCGCCC includes:
- a CDS encoding putative manganese-dependent inorganic diphosphatase, which gives rise to VVPEKEKIILVDHNEKGQAVEGIAAAKVVEMIDHHRLGGMETSDPIFICHEPVGCTCTIVANLYWQYGVEIPQNIAGLLLSAILSDTVLFKSPTCTPKDKETAEKLAQIAGVDLYEYGMNMLKAGSGIGDMTIPEIVANDMKEFKMGDYLVAVSQLSVMDTKEVLDLKADLLAQMEAVNEAKGYNMYLMMVTDILEEGTFLLVAGGPQAVVEKAFDKLEDNMIYLPGVMSRKKQIIPPMVNAAQDN